In Pseudomonas sp. PDM14, a genomic segment contains:
- a CDS encoding TonB-dependent receptor, with the protein MSRPLNLFRPSLLAAAIAFGGLPLAALADTYQLPAAPLASTLNKIASEAGIVLSIDPALTAGKTAQPVRGDYDALAALNTALQGSGLQLVQSSAGTYSLEPLAQDAMNLPTTSINARGQADGSASAGYRSEAVKNVGALGGMRLQDTPYSMSVVSKELLQNTQTTSTDDVFKRNPFTQLYSPKNAGYASAVAIRGYSGAGNLSIANDGLRYSNGYDGGNYVEEMEQIEILTGLSGFLYGPASPGGLVNYVIKRPTYERYNSVTLGNAGGENYYLHGDFGGPIDSEGTFAYRVNLLTQDGETAVDLQKRRREMISLALDWNVSDDLLIQFDASHKKSETRGLTSYWFFGNQGRRPDADDLDNDKLYSQRWAFSDSEHDRIGSRFNWTLNDTFTLRGALGYSQYTQEYAYTGPTVEDPSPFSPGTPIGFYSQPLYAFAPVETEETSGNLFLDSAFNTGSIQHKATVGYQGNVARVRDYTDYVDLAYQQSSGVGNVPLGQQPQVGKPNYSVGNGDQRLSSRTQSDNFLVGDIITFNDQWSSIVGLTHTTIKTYSSNFVWNVAYPAFTPLVETTYNESETSPNISLIYKPQPWLTTYVTYIEGLQAGGIAPNTALNAGAALSPEVSEQYEIGVKATVGETLLTLALFNIDKPNAYTNSANVYVQDGRQENNGLEFGITGKVLPELTVVGGFTLLDPKVKKTSITANEGNKPTNVASQLAKVYAEYDINAVPGFALTGGAYYTGKQYSDEVNVHSLPSFTTFDAGARYRMPVADNSVTLRANVSNLADKSYWLNSSYLGDPRTLTFSAQLEF; encoded by the coding sequence ATGTCCCGTCCGCTGAACCTGTTCCGCCCCAGCCTGCTGGCGGCCGCCATCGCCTTCGGTGGCCTGCCGCTGGCCGCCCTGGCCGACACCTACCAGCTGCCTGCCGCACCGCTGGCCAGCACCCTGAACAAGATCGCCAGCGAAGCGGGCATCGTCCTCAGCATCGACCCTGCCCTCACCGCCGGCAAGACCGCCCAGCCGGTACGCGGTGACTACGACGCCCTCGCCGCCCTCAATACCGCCCTGCAAGGCAGCGGCCTGCAACTGGTACAGAGCAGCGCCGGCACCTACAGCCTGGAGCCACTGGCCCAGGACGCGATGAATCTGCCAACGACCAGCATCAACGCTCGCGGTCAGGCCGACGGCAGTGCCTCAGCCGGCTACCGCAGCGAGGCGGTGAAGAACGTCGGCGCCCTGGGCGGCATGCGCCTGCAGGACACGCCCTACTCGATGAGCGTGGTGTCCAAGGAGCTGCTGCAGAACACCCAGACCACCTCGACCGACGACGTATTCAAGCGCAACCCGTTCACCCAGCTGTATTCGCCGAAGAACGCCGGCTACGCCAGCGCCGTGGCCATTCGCGGCTACAGCGGTGCCGGCAACCTGAGCATCGCCAACGACGGCCTGCGTTACTCCAACGGTTACGACGGCGGCAACTACGTCGAGGAAATGGAGCAGATCGAGATCCTCACCGGCCTGTCCGGCTTCCTCTACGGCCCGGCGAGCCCCGGCGGCCTGGTCAACTACGTGATCAAGCGCCCGACCTACGAGCGCTACAACAGCGTGACCCTGGGCAATGCCGGTGGCGAGAACTACTACCTGCACGGCGACTTCGGCGGCCCGATCGACAGCGAAGGCACGTTCGCCTACCGCGTCAACCTGCTGACCCAGGACGGCGAAACCGCAGTAGACCTGCAGAAGCGCCGCCGAGAAATGATCAGCCTGGCGCTGGACTGGAACGTCAGCGACGACCTGCTGATCCAGTTCGATGCCTCGCACAAGAAAAGCGAAACCCGCGGCCTGACCAGCTATTGGTTCTTCGGCAACCAGGGCCGCCGCCCGGATGCCGACGACCTCGACAACGACAAGCTGTACAGCCAGCGCTGGGCCTTCTCCGACAGCGAACATGATCGCATCGGCAGCCGCTTCAACTGGACCTTGAACGACACCTTCACCCTGCGCGGCGCCCTTGGCTACAGCCAGTACACCCAGGAATATGCCTACACCGGACCGACTGTAGAAGACCCGAGCCCATTCTCTCCAGGCACCCCAATCGGCTTCTACAGTCAACCGCTGTACGCCTTCGCACCCGTGGAAACGGAAGAAACCTCCGGCAACCTGTTCCTCGACTCCGCATTCAACACCGGCAGCATCCAGCACAAGGCCACTGTCGGCTATCAGGGCAACGTCGCACGCGTACGCGACTACACCGACTACGTCGACCTCGCCTACCAGCAGAGCTCTGGAGTAGGTAACGTGCCGCTCGGCCAACAACCACAAGTAGGTAAGCCAAACTACTCCGTGGGGAACGGCGACCAGCGTCTATCCTCCCGCACCCAGTCGGACAACTTCCTCGTTGGGGACATCATCACCTTCAACGATCAATGGTCCAGCATTGTGGGCCTTACCCATACGACGATTAAGACCTACAGCAGCAACTTTGTCTGGAACGTGGCTTACCCCGCCTTTACCCCGCTGGTTGAAACCACCTACAACGAGAGCGAGACCTCGCCAAACATCTCGCTGATCTACAAGCCGCAGCCCTGGCTGACCACCTACGTCACCTACATCGAAGGCCTACAGGCCGGCGGCATCGCGCCGAACACCGCGCTTAACGCTGGCGCAGCCTTGTCACCGGAAGTCAGCGAGCAGTACGAGATCGGCGTCAAGGCTACTGTCGGCGAGACTCTGCTGACCCTGGCCCTGTTCAATATCGACAAGCCCAACGCTTACACCAACAGCGCCAACGTTTACGTGCAGGACGGCCGCCAGGAGAACAACGGCCTGGAGTTCGGCATCACCGGCAAGGTACTGCCCGAGCTGACCGTGGTCGGTGGTTTCACCCTGCTCGACCCAAAGGTGAAGAAAACCAGCATCACCGCCAACGAAGGCAACAAGCCGACCAACGTGGCCTCGCAACTGGCCAAGGTGTACGCCGAGTACGACATTAACGCCGTGCCCGGCTTCGCCCTAACCGGCGGCGCCTACTACACCGGCAAGCAGTACAGCGATGAGGTCAACGTGCACAGCCTGCCGTCGTTCACCACCTTCGACGCGGGCGCGCGCTATCGCATGCCGGTCGCCGACAACAGCGTCACCCTGCGCGCCAACGTCAGCAACCTGGCAGACAAGTCGTACTGGCTGAACAGCTCGTACCTGGGCGATCCACGCACCCTGACGTTCTCGGCGCAGCTGGAGTTCTAA
- a CDS encoding PepSY-associated TM helix domain-containing protein produces MKAVTIRRWSFVHTWTSLISTLFLLLLALTGLPLIFHHELEHLLGDAPELREMAADTPHLDLQQLVQAAERHRPGDVVQYFGWEEDEPNGVVAIMAATAGTEPNSSHTFMLDARSGEAVEMPAANGGFMMLMLRLHVDMFAGLPGKLLLAFMGILFVLAIISGVVLYAPFMRRLPFAEVRRRKATRIRWLDLHNLIGIVTLTWALVVGITGVISATADLLISAWRNDTLTAMVAPYRDAPPLTERAPATRLLEIAQQATPGMQADFIAFPGTRFSSEHHYSVFMKGSTHLTSHLWTPVLIDAKTLQVTAVGERPWYMDALAMSQPLHFGDYGGRPMQILWAVLDVLTIIVLGSGLYLWWVRRRTPRAALRDEVLT; encoded by the coding sequence ATGAAAGCAGTCACCATCCGCCGCTGGTCCTTCGTCCACACCTGGACCAGCCTGATCAGCACGCTGTTTCTCCTGCTGCTGGCCCTCACCGGCCTGCCGCTGATCTTCCATCACGAACTCGAGCACCTGCTCGGCGATGCACCCGAGCTGCGCGAGATGGCGGCCGATACCCCGCACCTCGACCTGCAGCAGCTGGTCCAGGCCGCCGAGCGCCATCGTCCCGGTGACGTGGTGCAGTACTTCGGCTGGGAGGAAGACGAGCCCAACGGCGTGGTCGCCATCATGGCCGCCACCGCCGGTACCGAACCCAACTCCTCGCACACCTTCATGCTCGATGCGCGTAGCGGCGAAGCAGTGGAGATGCCGGCGGCCAACGGCGGCTTCATGATGCTCATGCTGCGCCTGCACGTGGACATGTTCGCCGGTCTGCCGGGCAAGTTGCTGCTGGCCTTTATGGGCATTCTGTTCGTGCTGGCGATCATCTCTGGCGTGGTCCTCTACGCGCCGTTCATGCGCCGCCTGCCGTTCGCCGAAGTGCGTCGGCGCAAGGCCACGCGCATCCGCTGGCTGGACCTGCACAACCTGATCGGCATCGTCACCCTGACCTGGGCGCTGGTGGTCGGCATCACCGGGGTGATCAGCGCCACTGCCGACCTGCTGATCAGCGCTTGGCGCAACGACACGCTCACCGCCATGGTCGCGCCCTACCGTGACGCGCCGCCGCTGACCGAGCGTGCCCCAGCCACTCGTCTGCTGGAAATCGCCCAGCAGGCCACACCCGGCATGCAGGCCGACTTCATCGCGTTCCCCGGCACGCGCTTCTCCAGCGAGCACCACTATTCGGTGTTCATGAAGGGCAGCACGCACCTGACCTCGCACCTGTGGACGCCGGTGCTGATCGACGCCAAGACCCTGCAGGTCACCGCAGTCGGCGAGCGACCCTGGTACATGGACGCCCTGGCCATGTCGCAACCGCTGCACTTCGGCGACTACGGCGGCCGGCCGATGCAGATTCTCTGGGCGGTGCTCGACGTGCTGACCATCATCGTTCTCGGCAGCGGCCTGTACCTCTGGTGGGTGCGCCGGCGCACGCCGCGTGCGGCCCTGCGTGACGAGGTGCTGACATGA
- the creD gene encoding cell envelope integrity protein CreD: MNRSLAIKLGLIALLIILLMIPILMIDGMIEERQGLRDEVLQDIARSSSYSQTLTGPLLVVPFRKTVREWKTNDKTGLRYLEESEQRGRLYFLPDRFVLGGDVSTHLRARGIYQARLFESSNRISGHFELPAHFGVDENFSDYRFEQAFLAVGISDIRGIRNDLKLELNGERIGFEPGTGEQRLGDGVRAPLPTRADDKPQRLEFAFDLMLQGTGQLNVTPVGRESVVDLKANWPHPSFIGEYLPNSRDISAAGFTAHWQTSFFATNLEEALGDCVSRDDCSAFQGRHFGVSFVDPVDQYLKSDRAMKYALLFIALTFAGFFLFEVLKRLAVHPVQYGLVGLSLALFYLLLLSLSEHMSFALAYGLAASACVLLIGFYVSHVLHSWLRGAGFTAGLAALYAMLYALLNAEDYALLMGSLLVFALLASVMVLTRKLDWYGIKPTVTPAA; this comes from the coding sequence ATGAACCGAAGCCTCGCCATCAAGCTCGGCCTGATCGCCCTGCTGATCATCCTGCTGATGATCCCCATCCTCATGATTGACGGCATGATCGAGGAGCGACAGGGCCTGCGCGACGAAGTGCTGCAGGACATCGCGCGCAGCTCCAGCTACAGCCAGACCCTCACCGGCCCGCTGCTGGTGGTGCCGTTCCGCAAGACCGTGCGCGAGTGGAAGACCAACGACAAGACCGGCCTGCGCTACCTCGAAGAGAGCGAGCAGCGCGGCCGCCTGTACTTCCTGCCGGACCGTTTCGTCCTCGGCGGCGACGTCAGCACCCACCTGCGTGCCCGCGGCATCTACCAGGCGCGGCTGTTCGAGAGCAGCAACCGCATCAGCGGCCACTTCGAGTTGCCGGCGCACTTCGGTGTCGACGAGAATTTCAGCGACTACCGCTTCGAGCAGGCCTTCCTCGCCGTCGGCATCAGCGACATCCGTGGCATTCGCAACGACCTCAAGCTGGAGCTCAACGGTGAGCGCATCGGCTTCGAGCCCGGCACCGGCGAGCAGCGCCTCGGCGATGGCGTGCGTGCGCCGCTGCCGACCCGGGCCGACGACAAACCGCAGCGCCTGGAGTTCGCCTTCGATCTGATGCTGCAGGGCACCGGCCAGCTCAACGTCACCCCGGTCGGCCGCGAAAGCGTGGTCGACCTCAAGGCCAACTGGCCGCACCCGAGCTTCATCGGCGAGTACCTGCCGAATTCCCGTGACATCAGTGCCGCCGGCTTCACTGCGCACTGGCAGACCAGCTTCTTCGCCACCAACCTGGAAGAGGCGCTGGGAGACTGCGTGAGCCGCGATGACTGCTCGGCATTCCAGGGCCGCCACTTCGGCGTGAGCTTCGTCGACCCGGTCGACCAGTACCTGAAAAGTGACCGGGCGATGAAGTACGCGCTGCTGTTCATCGCCCTGACCTTCGCCGGCTTCTTCCTCTTCGAGGTGCTCAAGCGTCTGGCGGTGCACCCGGTGCAGTACGGCCTGGTCGGCCTGTCGCTGGCGCTGTTCTATCTGTTGCTGCTGTCGCTGTCCGAACACATGAGCTTCGCCCTGGCCTATGGCCTGGCGGCGTCGGCCTGCGTGCTGCTGATCGGCTTCTACGTCAGCCACGTGCTGCACAGCTGGCTGCGCGGCGCCGGTTTCACCGCCGGCCTGGCCGCGCTCTACGCCATGCTCTACGCGCTGCTGAATGCTGAGGACTACGCGTTGCTGATGGGCTCGCTGCTGGTCTTCGCCCTGCTCGCCAGCGTGATGGTGCTGACGCGCAAACTCGACTGGTACGGCATCAAGCCGACCGTCACCCCGGCCGCCTGA